In Setaria viridis chromosome 5, Setaria_viridis_v4.0, whole genome shotgun sequence, the genomic stretch AGCCATTAATTCATGAATTGTCTAAGGTTGTTATTAACTAGTGTTACTAGCTAGCTTGAGCATGCTCATTTATTTAATGTTGGTAACAATCATGAGACAACTTCCAATGCTGATTCTTTATGTTATAACAATTTAATTATGTGATAATTCATATGATAACTAAAAGTAGCACAACTAGTGTTTATAACCTTCTTATACTACAACTTGTCTTAAAGTGTTATGTGCACATGTATAAGTTATTGTTTGACACCTTTACTCTATTCTTCTTGTGTGCCCTACTTCTAACCTTTGATTGCTTGCTTGATGACTTGAAATCATCTTAGCCCGTGCTTCTCATGAGTCATTGCATATCGTACGCATAAATACGCATTCATAGCATCTTTTCTAattcatgcattcatctaatttCGTAGATGATGACGTCCCGGAGTGTCGCGTTCTTGGAGCACCAATCTCAACCAGGCACCTATGTATCTTAGCTCTATTTTCTGAATGTGAACCGCTATTATTTATTAATGGTTGTGTATGGGCTTAGCTCTATCTAGACATATGCAATGAGTAGAACCTACTAGACATGTAAACTCTTGAAATTAGCTCAACTTATTAGTAAAAGTATGGGTGCTAGAAATCTTGACATAATTGCTCAGCCATGCTTAGTTTTCAGTAGAAGCCGAGGGGTGTCAAGGTCACCACCACTCGCGAGAATTTGGATGTTTGCTTAATTATACTTGAGTAGTTGAGAAAGCATAAAAGATGAGCAACATGAATGATGATTCAAGACTTGAGCAAGTGTGCTAGGGCCATGTTGGGAGTGGAATCCAAGTGGCATAGGCTTGCTTGAGTTGGTTAAGGCCTTGTCGTTATCGATGTGGTACTTGAGCACTATTCTGTACAAACCACATACTTAATATGGGAATGGTAAGCCAAGTAGCATAAGTCGTACCTTGCCCTGAACGGATTCGGCGCGGGATGGGATGAGGTATGATCGGCCGTGTCCGGTGCATCTATACATTTCCGGTCGTTCATTCATAGCCGGGTGTGGGTATGTGAACGGTCGGGGGCATGAATCAACACTTATCCTAGGTCAAGGGTATGGTCGTTGGTCTTGCGCCTCGTGTGGAAAAAGTTGTACACCCCTGCAGGGTTATAATATATTGCACTAGCCGCACTCCCGGTCAAAAAGCACGCTCATGTACTTGGACTTTAACGTAGAGTTCCGTGAAGAGCTTATGGAAGGTTGAGCTCAGGATTACATGATCACTTTACTACTTATGCAATTGTATTGGTGCTTGATAGAGAAAGTAGATGCCATGTCTTTTGCTTATTCACTTGATAAATTATGCTCGCATTTTTATCATATAATGTTAAAACTTGACAAGCCTCATGCATCCACCAAATGTATAGTTTTATGGATAAGTCCTGCAAGTACGCAATGTACTTACGGTGCTGTCGTTAAGTTGTTTTGCAAGTTTCCTTCTTGTGAGTGATTGCCACGTTCATTCCGCCGGAGCCAGCAAAGTGGATGAATGGTGGATGTTGCTCTAAGCTCGTGCTGGTGATGTCTTATGGGCAAGGACATCATTGTTGCACCTTATTACTTTATATCTCCCCGCTGCGTTTTAACTCttaatttaagaaaaacatgCTAGGATAGCCACTAGACCTAGGCTACATCTAAGTTTGAATAAGAACCTCCCTTTAATGGATGAAAACTCTCATGCCCTAGTTGCTATATGTTATAATTATAATTCATGAATCTTTGTAGGATGATCAAGACTTGCTCTCATATGTTTCCTTATGATGGTTGTCATGATATAAAAATGGTATGCAGGTTGTTCCTGGACGATGCTTGAGGCGCATACCGGGAACTACCGGGATTATTTCGATTAAATCGGGTCGATCAATGGATATTAGCCCGGTTTAATTAAGATAATTTGGGTGGCTCCTTAAAGACATCCCGTGAGCTTTATTTCTTACTACAATAAACTTACcctattaaaaaataaaactacTGTTGTAGAACGTGATAACGCCAAAGTAGAATTTGTTCATTTGTTTATGCAAAGATGGGATTGGGAGCAAACATAAATAGATTTCCTACCTTTTCTTCTAACTCCACATAGGCCTTATGGGCCGGTTCTGGTTTGTGTCCTCATCTATATGCCCATAATGGCAGCCCATACGAGGCAGGAAACATATATAACTTTTGGAAGTTTTTTCCTATTAAACTTCcattgtttgagattcgtgcacgCAAACGTAGATCGTTCAATGCATATCTCATCCTTCCCTAGCTCTAGCACCGCCCAACACCCACAAGCCGCCACTGACCTTGCGCTCACCACCAGCTCTATGCTTGTGTGCGGCCCGCACCAGCTGCCGCCCCTACACCGTCGCGCCGACCCCGTAGGAACGCCGCCTGGGGTGCGCCGCTGACCTCTCAAGCGCTGCCCCGCCGTCGCTCCTGCAGGCATGGCGCAGCTCACGTGCTTGTCCCATCGCTGGCCATCCCCTACAGGCGCGCCACAGCCCGCACGTGCctgccccgccaccaccgccgtcccCCATGGATGCATGGCCATCGCACGCTTACCCCCGCATGCTGTCGGCTGCCCCTACCGAGGTTGAAGAAGGTAAAAAAACATCTTCCAAATGTTGATGCTGGcttgaaaaaatgttgaattcagTTAGTCAAGATGTTGAAGTAGGCATTGGAAAATGCTGGGCACAGTACTTTCTCGCAAAATGTTGATTTATATttcagaaaatgttgaatctaatatttttaaatgTTGGTCTAATTTTTAAGAAATATAGAATCTAATTTCTTCAAATGTTGACTTAGAACATCTGATTGGACCTGTTGGGCTTTAAAGTTCATATAGGAGCCccgtaagtttttttttgacattttACATCAGAAAACTTGTTATTAACTTGTTTTACAGTTGTTTTTTACTACTGCCGGCTCGAACTCTGTCACGATACAGATCTGGGGCTTTCTAGCATCCAGCTCGTGATCGGCACGTGTTCGCGATGACCGCATCGGCCCCCTTCACCCCAACCGTACATCCCAGGATCGGACGGACCACGCGGTGTCTACCCCGTGCCCCACCACGTCTGGCCCCGTGCAAACCACGCACGCACCTGTCGACGGGCTCTCGCATCGCTTCCCCTCGATCCGACCCGGCTCTTCTTCCCCAATCCCCCTCCTTCCCCGATCCAGCCCCGCATCGACGCCGAGGCAGAGAGAGCGAGCGAGAAGAGAGACAACGAGATCGCGCGCGGAGATGTCGTCGGACTCGTCGTCGTGGGCGCGCGCCCTGGTGCAGATCTCGCCCTACACCTTCTCCGCCATCGGCATCGCCGTCTCCATCGGCGTCTCCGTCCTCGGCGCGGCATGGTGAGTCCGCGTGCGACCCCCCAGCACCCCTTGTCTCGCTAGATCTGCCGCCCTAGCCATCCGTGCTTGGCCTCTCACTGACCTTGCTGTTTGCTTTTTGCTCTGAATCTCCAGGGGCATCTTCATCACGGGGAGCAGCCTCATCGGGGCCGCCATCAAGGCGCCCAGGATCACATCTAAGAACCTCATTAGGTGCGGAATCTCGATGCTTGGACTCGTATTACGCGTTCAGTCTTTTTTGTGCTGCTGTTGGCTTGTTGCTAGATTTTGCTATGCGTGGTGAGATGTGAGTTCGTGGTTACCGAGGCTTTGTTATGTGTATGGCAACGTGTAGTTCCGCCCGTTCTGGCTGCTTAGGGGACTGGGGCATTGGCTTAATACTAGAATTCCTGTCCATTGAATGACCCTCGTCATGAATACACTTATCTAGTGGATTTGTCAAGTGTTAGTGCCATAAATTGACTTAGATAGAGTAGCTTTCTTCTGAGGAAAATTCAGTTTTTTATCTCACTGTAAAGTTCTTTATGCAGTTAGGTCTGTGGTCTGTGGAATTGAGTTGAGAGGCTTATAGTTATAGATACCAACAACCTGCTACTGATCTCCTAGCAAAAAATTATATGTTTTTGGATCAAAGGGGGATTGCCACGCCTCTCAATACAAATGTTTAGCACCTGCTTTTTCATGTCCTTCGGTTGTTAGGAATCACTTGGTCTCCTTTGACCTCTAGGAAATGCACCTTAATTTCAGTTTGCCTTGGATAGCTGTGAGCACCATCTTGTTATTACTATCGTGTGTTGTCTACCATTGTGATCTAGACCCTTCACCGCTTCTTCAAATTATGGACCCTTAAGCTCTCATATTTCACACATGTttagtttctctctctctctctctcagtgaACTAAATTTATTATTCTATAAATGAAGAATGCAATGTCCACGTTTTCACAATCTAAACAAAAACCTAGACATTATGGGACATGATTGCTATTTTTGAGGTCTGATGCAATGACATGCttgtttatttttgtttgttttgaagAGTGTACAAATGCTTCGaggtcatgtttttttttctggttaCCGTGCTGGACACCTGGATATGTGTTAATCCCTGATGCGCATGTTAGTGTTGTTTGACAAGTAGTTGACATGCACACATTGCCAAGTCACACACTACACCCTTATATATAGACCATAGTTAAGCAAAGCTGGGGCAATTTTTAGATTTGCTGTTCTTCTGGTGTTGTGGCTAGTGCAGTCAAGTTCTTCCATCGTGCTTCTGGGTTCCAATGCGTGtactttgtttgcttgtataatttaattatagCTCAGCATCCATTGGTTGACTTCTGCTCTTATCCTTGTTGTTGTGGTGGCCATGATCAATAGGGGCTTTAGGACTTAGGAGTGCAACTAGACTGTATGTGTTGCagtggtgatgatgatgtgtTGCTTATGTAGTTTTGGGCTTTATGCTTAATTATCCTGGTCATCTAGGATATGTAGATAATCTGAAAACATTTGGCTGCGCTGTTATGTTATCAACATTTGTTAAGTGTAATGTTTCATTAGGaatttataataatatttaGCACAACCACCGAGTAGAAGAGGAAGCATGCCCATGCATTTGGTGTTTAGGAAGAACATCAGTCTGCTAGGAGGACAAACTTTGAGTTTGTCTCGATAACAGAGTTGAGCAATATTGCCTGCTTATGCAGAAAATGATTGAACATTTTTCGATGCTGGAGGGACATTGCAGTCTTCTGGTAATTTGAGACCTGTACTGTTCCAGTTTTGAAGCATGCCATTCTTTCCACCTTATTGTCCATTGCAATGATGGATCCCTTTTTAAGTATGCCATGCTTGTCATCCTATATTGTCTAATTGTGACGAGAGAAGCCTAGTCCTGACGATGTCAGTGTTGTTTAGTTCTGTCTTAGTGTCCTTCCTTCCACCATTCTGAGAATTAGAGAGGTGCTTTTCATTTATGTAGAATCATTCAGGCATTTGGTCAATTTCTGTTCCCCTGATGTCCCTGAATGGCTTAACCAAAATAAGATCACTTGTTTATATGCCTATGAGTACTCTATACACAGAGGACAATGAATAATGCAACATGCAGCCATGAATTAAGGGTCTTGACCGCTTGAGAGTTCCTTAGTTGAACTCATCTGGCATGAGATGAGTGGATACATTCTGCAGTTATATCTGCACCCCCAGACTGCACCTACATAGTCTATATGGCCACAATTGACCTCAATTAAATAAACATCATGTGATGCTCTCACCCTTTCATCTGCTCATTTTTGTGTCTTTCTAGGTGAGCAATGAATATGGCATTTAGGCATAAGGAACCCTGCAAGTTCTAGCTTcatattagttttttttatttgtgaatTCTTATTGTTTGGtgtctttgatttttttttgggtaaCAACAATCTTCTTACCTTGTGATACTTATATATCTACCTATGCTTTCCAGTGTCATCTTCTGTGAGGCTGTCGCAATTTATGGTGTAATTGTGGCAATCATCCTCCAGACAAAGCTTGAAAGTGTGCCATCAGCTCAAATGTATGCTCCGGAGTCTCTTCGAGCAGGCTATGCAATCTTTGCTTCTGGCCTTATTGTTGGCTTTGCTAATCTTGTTTGCGGGTAAGCACCAGGCTATGCAATCAGCTCAAATCTTGTATTCTCTGGTGAAATATGTTCTTCAGTTCCAGGTGATTAAATTTCCTATCTACAGGGTATGTGTGGGGATAATTGGAAGCAGCTGCGCACTGTCTGATGCTCAGAACTCGTCACTCTTTGTAAAGATCTTGGTGATTGAGATCTTTGGCAGCGCCCTGGGACTGTTTGGAGTCATTGTGGGCATCATCATGTCAGCTCAAGCAACATGGCCAGCCAAAGCTTGACTTTCCCCATTCATCTCGCTGTAAATTATTTCGAATGAAATGTATCAGAATGTCAAGATGTGGTCCAACTGCCTTTTCCtgcctcttttttcttttgcacctttttggcaaaacaagtAATTCGGTGCCCTTAGCGCATCCGATTGTAGAGTTGATATTCCTGCTGCCGAGACTCCATGTGTGCTGGATATCTTGTAGGTGCTATTGCTGTTGCAAAACACACTCGGCTTATTGAATAAATGCATTGGAACTGAATAAGATGGAAATTTTTTAGCCACTTTTCGCTGGGCGTCCAAAGTGTCGGTTCAATCTTGAGATGAGGATGACAAATGGCTAGTCGAATGTCTGATGCTATGTAGATGGCTAGCTGCTCGCTGGTTCAGCTTTTTGGTTAAGAGGCTGCCAGGATCAGACTTGCAGGTACACCGACTCTGCGCAGGGTTATTACTTTGTCCACTTGAcctctaagcaaaatttagaaTACTCCCTCaattatttcatttggtccaatctatccctaatttctcttttctttcttcatatacaaattgaattttaatttcagattttgttagttgacttataacatgatgttccatgttaaaaaatatattagaatgAAAAtcaactatttcatttggtccaatctatccctaatttctcttttctttcttcatatacaaattgaattttaatttcagattttgttagttgacttataacatgatgttccatgttaaaaaatatattagaattttttcatgattacttttcgtagatttttgtatatgtaaGATTAATTtagtattaaatattcctaacctaagaaaataaccatgaaaattCCTTAGTATAATTTTCTAACATAAGGCATCATATTTTGTATATGCtcataaaatttgaactcaaaattcaacaagaaataaaaaagagaaaatgaaatagttcaggggagtaaagtgagccaaaACTTTGTTAAGGGAGTTAAGCGgataaagtggataggtgaAGAGAGTAAAATTaactttttcctattttttattttttatgattGAAATTGAAGAAATTTGTCAGCAAACCTACTATTTTTGCAATTGTGATCCACAAAACTATGGCTTGTTGCGAGGGTGTATTTTTAAAGTGGTTCTACAGGCGATTTGTAGTGCATTGATATGACTCGACATACTGCAGTTTAGATTGTTAAAGTATAGTTTATTTAGGTCGAACTAGAGGTTTAGGATAATGCCGTCATTGCAAGTCTGTTAAAGTATAGTTTATTCAGGTCGAACTAGAGGTTTAGGATAATGCTGTCGTTGCAAGTCTGTTGCGATTGAAATGCACGCTCGAGGAGCCAGCCAAATCCTGATGCCACGATTATTACGATCTAAAGCGTGATCCCACCGATCTTACCAACCGAAGCGCGATTATCCAGCGATCAATGCCTACTCAGATTACGACTCGAGCCGTTTTGGCGGTGGTGGGTTCGCGAACTCGTACGGCTATACTACGATCCAAGTCGCGGTTCAACCATGTAGACAGCCGCACGCACACACAGAAGCACAAGCCGCCACGCAGCATCAGGGCAACTGCCCTCGCCGCTTCCCTCGTCcggtcgcccccccccccccccccccccccccccccagcgcATGAAAAAAACAGCGAGGAAAAAAGACAAGAGACGCCCCCGCCCCGCCTCCTACCAAGCCCGTctctcccccacctccgccgcacCGACTCCTCAATCCTCGTGGCATCCTCCCCCCCGGCGAATCTCACGGTGAGTTCGCAGTTTTCCCTCCCCTCCCGTTCGTCCTCTTCCGCTCTCAGTGCCGAGGGGTGTTGTTTCTGTTGCTGGGGTATTGGGGGCCGCTCCGGCGGCGTCCCGGCGTCCGCCCCCATTGGGCTCTCTACTAACGCCCGCACTGGCGCGCGCGACCTTGAACCCCACGCGTTGCACGCGGCGCCTGGGGGCGATGCTCTGTGCTCCGACCTTGCGTTCGAGCGGAGGGCACCCTTTTCTCTATATCAGTTGCTGTGGGtttcagtttttttctttttctttttggggGCGCAATTCCTCCCATTTcgtggggaggggggaggggggcagggtTTCTCTTTGTTGCCCCTCCAATTAGCCGTCGGTTCGGTAGTCTTCAGTCAGCCAGTATCTCGCAGTAGTATTACGGTTGGCAGCTATTTACCGTCGTCCCCAATACCCCTCAGCCGCGCACCTGCCTCAAACCCTAGCATATCTCCCCAAATTTCACCGCCTCGCTGATCCTTGGTGGGTTTTGCTTTGCCACACATGATGATCCTGTAATGCTGGTTCTGCCTTTCTCTTGTTGACAATTTCGCACCGTGGTTCACTCTGCTGTTTAATTAGTGTCCGTTTTGCACTTAAATAGTGATTCTATGGGCGTTGGTGTGGTTTCTATTTGCCAATTATCTATTTATTTAAGCAGTCATGGAAGTACTCCATCAGTAGATGATGCATGTACAAGGGACATGTCTGCTTCTTGGCCTGTCTTTTACTGGATTATTAGTAAAACTTATTTCTTGAACGTGCAAGTGATTCATGAGATTCTGAAAATTGGGATAGATTGTGGTGTTGGATCCACATTCTAAGGAATTTTACTAAATTTCTTGAGTGCGAATTGTTGTGGTTGTGGACGATCAAAGCAAATGGTTATGGTAAAGCTTGTATGCAGATCAATTTTATGTACTTTTAGCATATGGGGTTGTACAAGAACTTGTTATTTCTAAAGGCACTTATTTATATTATTCTCTTGCTGTGTTGATGATCATTGATCAAAGGCATGTGCTATTGAGTTACAAGTTTTATATGTGCTGTTGCCCCTTCTCAAGTACTAATCAAAATTCATCTATGGTTATGAGCACTCAGCATTCATGGGGCTTTTAAAATTTTCTTTCATACTAGTAGTGCTTATGTGAAATTCATGTTTTCCATAGAATGTAGCACTGATTTGTCATTTGTCCAAAAGGAAATAATACACAGTCTAGGAGTTCTCTTTCAGCGTGTGGAATGATAAATAGTCATTCCAAGCTGTATTTTATTTTGCAGTTCTATAGTGGTTTAATCATTAAGGAGAGGGGCATACACTTCTGCTACATGTTCATGACATAAGTAGTGAACATTGGCTTCTTACAGATCTGTTGGTGGACAAAGATTCATGTTTAGGAACTTAATTGAGCATGACAACTAGGTAGGTTCAAGTGCAATATGTTGCAAAAACAATTTATTGATTTAGGGATTCTCTCTGCATTAGCTTTTGAAACCCCTCGTGCAAACGAAGCAGTGTTTGCAAAGCTTCTAAATTGATGTTGGTTGATATCGGATCGGCATATTGGACACTGTGTCATATGTTCCCATCTTGGCGTTTTGGaaataaaattaatattttttgtCTATTTATGTGACGTGTCCTTTTGACACTAAAGAAAGTCGAGTGACTATCCTGAAGTATCAAAAGTGTGTGCATTCCAAGTTTTCTTAAGTTTTGGCATTTTGCAGTCATATCTCTAATTTCAAGGACAGAAGAGTTATTTCTACTTAAAGGGATGCAATAGTAATAAAACTACGCATAAACTCGTAAATTATCTTAGTTTTCAATCAATTGCACAACTGAACAAGTGGCCAATGCAAGCGCATTTTAGAAGCATAGGGAAGTACGTTGGTGACATCATGAAACTTTACACTAAGATCTTCTAGTTTGCTATATTAAAGGAGAAAACGAAGATGCCTCCTTACTGAAACTATGTATTATTTTCGTCATTTTATTTAACGGGTACTTAAGCATGCAAATTTTTTCCCAATAGGAACATATTGGTTTTGTAAGACTGATTTATTGGTTTAAATGTCTGCCATATTGAGCAATATACCAGGCCATATTGCTGCTATGTTCCAAGATGACTTATTCAGATGATATGCCATATCGGCATCTTTTAGTGATTGATATACATGTCCTACATGCTGGTGAACACAACTgatatttggtagcatgatgCTACCAATCTTTGGTGGAACATGCTTGCATTCTATTTTCACAATGCCCACTACTCAAGATCTAAAGGAACTACTTGAAATAATGTATTGAGGAGATTGTATCTCTTGCCACTAGGATTTATAAGAAAACTTTTAAAACTTCCTAGGTCAACTATGAAAAAGGAAACACATTAAAAATATTGGAAACAATGAAACACAATTTTTTTCTGAAGTTCCACATTTGTATTTTTCTTAATAGTTTAGAAATTTGGTTCTTGTGCCTTTTAAAGTTTTTGCTTACTTAGCTGACAACATCATCAGCTCACCATTATTGATAAGTTAACTTTAATGTCCTGGTATTGCTTTATCTATCTTGTAGTTTAATGTGCAGTTTTTTTAATCATTGTAGGCTTATGGTAAGCGGTGAGTGATCTACCACTGACAGTGCAAGAATGGATGGAAATAGTGAGAACATCCAATTCTCATGGGGAAAGCGTAGAGCAAAGGGCGGTGCTAAGATGGATACACAGTTTTATGAGTCCTTCACATTGGACAATGTGAAATATTCATTGTATGACTGTGTCTATCTGTTTAAGCATGGTGATCCAGAACCATACATCGGGAAAATAGTGAAGATTTGGGAGCAAAATCAGGCTAAGAAAGTAAAAATTCTTTGGTTTTTCCTCCCTGATGAGATTCAGAAATATTTAAAAAGCCCTgtgaaggaaaaggagattTTTCTTGCTTCTGGTAATGGTATTGGGCTTGCAGATATCAACCCGCTGGTATGTTTATCATAGCTTCATTCCTTATTGTTCCGTGTTGTGCCGTCATCCTTAACTTGTGCATTCTCACATCATACTTACAGACTTGCATTTTGAGCCTATAAATATTTTATTGATATTGATCAGTGTTTGCTTCTAATTGGTGTAGAGTTAATGGATTAAAATGCTTGAAGTTATATTTGATCGCAATTATCTGGTTTTTAGATTTCTCACATTGATAGGTAGGGGACGAGAGCTATAACTCAAATAAATGCATGATCTTGGTCTGCTTTAGTGATGTGGTGGTATTGTTGTTAATTCTCCATTTCAACCATCAGTACTAATTGCTTACATCCTTTATTCCTCTTTTACTTGCACTGAATATTCTTTGAGTTACTTACAATTAGGAAACATCCATGACTATGAGTTACAGGTGTCTCAATTAGTCAATTCTGGTCTCCATGCCAGCGAACTGTCAGCACTAAATATGAATTATCCATTTTAACTGGTGTCTTTTACTTGTTTATTCAATCAAATTGACATAGTACATATATAAAAAATGGCATGAATAGGAAACATTCCCACCCTGGTATCATACTTGCAAATTGCATTTTTCATAGGTTCACAAAGAAGTGTAATTCTGTGGAAAAGAAGTTTGGATGGCCGTGTACAAGAATTGTGCCAACATTTGCAATGATCAATCATCGCATTACACATTTTGGATGTATATTTGTGAAAATAAGTAGGTAATAGCCAAGCCTGGCTGCGGCACTGAGGTAGTTATCATGACTCGTCTGCTTGCTTGCAAAGCCCAAGCGGAGCCAGCTTAGGTAGGATAGCAAGCATAGAATCATTTCTCATTGGAGAGTTTCAGCCAACCGAGCATGCTAATTCAGTAGAGCATGGTATCGAGTATCAAGTATCAACGGCAGATATGCAGAATTGCACGCTCACTGCTCTTATATATCAGAGTTGTAAATGTTGCCATCTTTACAATTTTTGGACTTATAACTAAAAGATTGTAATGGTCATATGCTTATTTCTCAATTAGGAAGCTGTTGCTGGAAAATGTACTGTTATATGCATTTCAAAGGACGAGAGGAATCGCCAACCTTCCCCTCAGGAACAAGCAATGGCTGATTATATCTTCTATAGGTTCTTCGATGTTAACACTTGCACACTTTCCGAGCAGTTGCCTGATAAAATTGCAGGGCTGGAAGGTAAGCAAAGGATCTAGAATTGATTTGCGCCCTACATATTTATCTGGTAATGTTTTCAATTTTACTGTGCATCTAATCATCATCCCTCTGGTGCAGTTAATGTTCTGCTGAATCCAAAAGATGAGCTAGTCATATCCAGTCCGAATGCAGCTAATGTTCTGCTGAATGCAAATGTGGATGAGGATCTGGCTGCCACAGTCCCCCCATCCCGTTCAGTAGTTAAAGAGGAGGAAAGTCCGGATGCTGCAGTTCCCCTTTCTCAGCCAGCAGTTAAGGAGGTGGATGCAAATCCGCCTGCCACAGTTCCTCTTGTCCAATCAGTGGTCAAGAAGGAGGACCAGAAACCAGTTGCTGCCATTCCCCTTTCCCCGTCTATGGTCAAGAAAGAGGATAAGAAATCAGTCGCTGCCATTCCCCTTTCCCATTCAGCGGTCGCAGGGGATGAGAAACCAGTTGCTTTAACTCCCCCTCCACGGTCAGCTGCTGCAGAGAACATTCCCAAACAAAGACAGTCACAGAATGCTCACACTGGGGAGAGGCCGACAAAAAAGTTGAAATTAACCCAAGAAGCTACAGTGAAGGGCACGACCCCAGCTACTACTGAAAAAAGACCTTTGGAGCTACCATCAAGACAAGCTGTAAGTTCTTTGAGTGCTCCTGCCTGTTAACTTTCTTAGATGTTTCCAGAGTGCAAACATGCTCCTTTTTTGTTTAATGT encodes the following:
- the LOC117858747 gene encoding V-type proton ATPase subunit c''2 — protein: MSSDSSSWARALVQISPYTFSAIGIAVSIGVSVLGAAWGIFITGSSLIGAAIKAPRITSKNLISVIFCEAVAIYGVIVAIILQTKLESVPSAQMYAPESLRAGYAIFASGLIVGFANLVCGVCVGIIGSSCALSDAQNSSLFVKILVIEIFGSALGLFGVIVGIIMSAQATWPAKA
- the LOC117858325 gene encoding protein ANTI-SILENCING 1 isoform X2; its protein translation is MDGNSENIQFSWGKRRAKGGAKMDTQFYESFTLDNVKYSLYDCVYLFKHGDPEPYIGKIVKIWEQNQAKKVKILWFFLPDEIQKYLKSPVKEKEIFLASGNGIGLADINPLEAVAGKCTVICISKDERNRQPSPQEQAMADYIFYRFFDVNTCTLSEQLPDKIAGLEVNVLLNPKDELVISSPNAANVLLNANVDEDLAATVPPSRSVVKEEESPDAAVPLSQPAVKEVDANPPATVPLVQSVVKKEDQKPVAAIPLSPSMVKKEDKKSVAAIPLSHSAVAGDEKPVALTPPPRSAAAENIPKQRQSQNAHTGERPTKKLKLTQEATVKGTTPATTEKRPLELPSRQADRSKWFKIPWDDRLRIADEQGTLVYIQNLDIQFAAADIEELVREALQLSCIAKPINHPTYDDPNNGKAYAIFKTKNAADVAISKINSGLVVGGSKGLLKVPKSSGTLVGHLSLYNFKIGQKQREEQKKAVSTSHCSQPNTIEYDLALDWMLLREKQEKKFEILHKRHKDDRRGFASIGGRIAKAGK
- the LOC117858325 gene encoding protein ANTI-SILENCING 1 isoform X1 gives rise to the protein MDGNSENIQFSWGKRRAKGGAKMDTQFYESFTLDNVKYSLYDCVYLFKHGDPEPYIGKIVKIWEQNQAKKVKILWFFLPDEIQKYLKSPVKEKEIFLASGNGIGLADINPLEAVAGKCTVICISKDERNRQPSPQEQAMADYIFYRFFDVNTCTLSEQLPDKIAGLEVNVLLNPKDELVISSPNAANVLLNANVDEDLAATVPPSRSVVKEEESPDAAVPLSQPAVKEVDANPPATVPLVQSVVKKEDQKPVAAIPLSPSMVKKEDKKSVAAIPLSHSAVAGDEKPVALTPPPRSAAAENIPKQRQSQNAHTGERPTKKLKLTQEATVKGTTPATTEKRPLELPSRQADRSKWFKIPWDDRLRIADEQGTLVYIQNLDIQFAAADIEELVREALQLSCIAKPINHPTYDDPNNGKAYAIFKTKNAADVAISKINSGLVVGGRPLYCSKGLLKVPKSSGTLVGHLSLYNFKIGQKQREEQKKAVSTSHCSQPNTIEYDLALDWMLLREKQEKKFEILHKRHKDDRRGFASIGGRIAKAGK